In Excalfactoria chinensis isolate bCotChi1 chromosome 3, bCotChi1.hap2, whole genome shotgun sequence, one DNA window encodes the following:
- the GCM1 gene encoding chorion-specific transcription factor GCMa has product MLKAADDVAMKQEDSASQHAEMASWDINDIKLPQDVRQTDWFQEWPDSYVKHIYSSEDKNAQRHHSSWAMRNTNNHNSRILKKSCLGVVVCGNDCSTLDGRKIYLRPAICDKARQKQQRKCCPNCNGPLRLLSCRGHGGYPVTNFWRHEGQFIFFQSKGAHDHPRPETKLEAEARRSIQKAHTAFSPPSPMLIGLQEVKSLTGEVPTQKVLPLLLSQPDPCMLPASFRGCLSTSSLQQTPGHCMEQTPYPGAAGEHVEGQVHPAHGGSSTRAWSSPLHIPGVLPVTKGGHHPLRPSAGPLGEESCEGKAPLACSLPPPSYPLPQHGPGLRGSHQHHQQLPVLFKESHGDMEEGRRCTNPSYCNNLFCNLYPLR; this is encoded by the exons ATGCTGAAGGCTGCAGACGATGTTGCTATGAAGCAGGAGGACTCTGCGTCCCAACATGCTGAAATGGCAAGTTGGGATATCAATGACATCAAACTTCCCCAG GATGTGAGACAGACGGACTGGTTTCAGGAATGGCCAGATTCCTACGTAAAACATATTTACAGCTCAGAGGATAAAAACGCTCAGAGGCATCACAGTAGCTGGGCAATGAGAAACACCAACAACCACAACTCTCGTATCTTAAAGAAGTCCTGCCTTGGTGTTGTGGTCTGCGGCAACGACTGTTCTACCTTGGATGGCAGGAAGATCTACCTGAGGCCAGCCATATGTGACAAAGCTAGGCAGAAACAACAGC GGAAGTGCTGTCCAAACTGCAATGGGCCCCTGCGGCTCCTTTCCTGCCGAGGCCATGGGGGTTACCCAGTCACCAACTTCTGGAGGCATGAAGGACAGTTCATATTTTTTCAG TCCAAAGGGGCTCATGACCATCCACGTCCAGAAACAAAGCTAGAAGCAGAAGCAAGGAGATCCATTCAAAAGGCACACACAGCTTTTTCTCCACCTTCTCCAATGCTAATAGGACTCCAAGAGGTCAAG TCTTTGACAGGTGAGGTACCCACCCAGAAGGTTTTGCCTTTGCTCCTATCCCAGCCGGACCCATGTATGCTACCTGCCAGTTTCAGGGGATGTTTAAGCAcaagctccctgcagcagacaCCAGGACACTGCATGGAACAGACACCATATCCAGGGGCAGCCGGGGAACATGTGGAAGGCCAGGTGCACCCTGCTCACGGTGGCTCGAGCACACGGGCCTGGAGCAGCCCCCTGCACATCCCTGGTGTGCTGCCGGTTACAAAGGGAGGCCACCATCCCCTCAGGCCCAGTGCTGGCCCTCTTGGGGAGGAATCCTGTGAGGGAAAAGCCCCTCTGGCCTGCAGCCTCCCTCCTCCATCCTACCCTCTGCCTCAGCATGGGCCTGGCCTGCGGGGCTcacaccagcaccaccagcagctcccagtgctcTTCAAGGAGAGTCATGGTGACATGGAAGAAGGAAGGCGCTGCACGAACCCCAGCTACTGCAACAACTTGTTTTGTAACCTGTACCCATTACGGTGA